Proteins encoded by one window of Kribbella italica:
- a CDS encoding TetR/AcrR family transcriptional regulator, with amino-acid sequence MTTVVPGRRTRRQSELLDRLLSLFLTQGFSRFTLDDLAAELRCSKTTLYALAPSKEQLAVEVVKHYFKNATAQVEATVARQTRHDRRIAAYLNAVADALRPASRTFLDDVATFAPARSVYERNTRIAADRVRTLIEDGIASKTFRQVDIGFAAEMVAHTMQAIQRGDIARRTGLNDAEAYRELASFVLHSLRVD; translated from the coding sequence ATGACAACAGTCGTCCCGGGACGCCGCACCCGCAGGCAGTCCGAGCTGCTCGACCGGCTCCTGTCCCTGTTTCTCACGCAGGGCTTCAGCCGGTTCACCCTGGACGACCTGGCCGCCGAGCTCCGCTGCAGCAAAACCACCCTGTACGCGCTCGCGCCGAGCAAGGAACAGCTCGCCGTCGAGGTGGTCAAGCACTACTTCAAGAACGCCACCGCCCAGGTCGAGGCGACGGTGGCCCGGCAGACCCGGCACGACCGCCGGATCGCCGCGTACCTGAACGCCGTCGCCGACGCCCTGCGCCCGGCCAGCCGGACCTTCCTGGACGACGTCGCGACGTTCGCGCCGGCCCGCTCGGTCTACGAGCGCAACACCCGGATCGCCGCCGACCGGGTCCGCACGCTGATCGAGGACGGGATCGCCAGCAAGACCTTCCGGCAGGTCGACATCGGCTTCGCCGCCGAGATGGTCGCGCACACCATGCAGGCGATCCAGCGCGGCGACATCGCCCGGCGGACCGGCCTGAACGACGCCGAGGCCTACCGCGAGCTGGCCTCGTTCGTGCTGCACTCCCTACGCGTCGACTAG
- a CDS encoding LacI family DNA-binding transcriptional regulator produces the protein MTRRLAEVAKKVGVSEATVSRVLNGKPGVSEATREAVLTALDVLGYERPTQLRGDRARLVGLVLPELQNPIFPAFAEVVGGALAQQGFTSLLCTRTVGGVSEADYVDLLLQQQVSGVVFAGGFYAQADAPHAHYELIQERKLPTVLVNAAVDHLGFPQVSSDDFVAAEMAIGHLRALGHQKIGLVLGPRDHIPSRRKLEAFMGSPEADPALVEHTMFSLEGGHAAATRLVKQGVTGIVCASDILALGAIRAVRRAGLAVPDDVSVIGYDDSAMMNCTDPPLTTVRQPIDAMGRAAVDMLVALIERAAVPADELLFEPELVVRASTARLRTAPIPV, from the coding sequence ATGACTCGACGACTTGCTGAGGTGGCGAAGAAGGTCGGCGTCAGTGAGGCGACCGTGAGCCGGGTGCTGAACGGCAAGCCCGGCGTCTCCGAGGCGACCCGGGAAGCGGTGCTCACCGCGCTCGACGTACTCGGGTACGAGCGGCCGACCCAGCTGCGCGGCGACCGCGCACGACTGGTCGGCCTGGTGCTGCCGGAGTTGCAGAACCCGATCTTCCCGGCGTTCGCCGAGGTGGTCGGTGGCGCGCTGGCGCAGCAAGGTTTCACCTCCTTGCTCTGCACCCGGACGGTCGGCGGCGTGTCCGAGGCGGACTACGTCGACCTGCTGCTCCAGCAGCAGGTGTCCGGCGTCGTCTTCGCCGGCGGTTTCTACGCCCAGGCCGACGCGCCGCACGCCCACTACGAGCTGATCCAGGAGCGCAAACTGCCGACGGTCCTGGTCAACGCGGCCGTCGACCATTTGGGCTTCCCGCAGGTCTCGTCCGACGACTTCGTCGCCGCCGAGATGGCGATCGGGCACCTGCGCGCGCTCGGGCACCAGAAGATCGGCCTGGTCCTCGGCCCGCGCGACCACATCCCGTCGCGGCGCAAGCTGGAGGCGTTCATGGGGTCGCCCGAGGCGGATCCGGCGCTGGTCGAGCACACGATGTTCTCGCTCGAGGGCGGGCACGCGGCCGCGACCCGGCTGGTCAAGCAGGGCGTCACCGGCATCGTCTGCGCCAGTGACATCCTCGCGCTCGGCGCGATCCGCGCGGTGCGCCGGGCCGGCCTGGCCGTGCCGGACGACGTCTCGGTGATCGGGTACGACGACTCCGCGATGATGAACTGCACCGACCCGCCGCTGACCACGGTCCGGCAGCCGATCGACGCGATGGGCCGGGCCGCCGTCGACATGCTGGTCGCGCTGATCGAGCGCGCCGCCGTACCGGCCGACGAGCTGCTCTTCGAGCCCGAGCTCGTGGTCCGGGCGTCGACCGCGCGCCTCAGAACGGCACCGATCCCCGTCTGA
- a CDS encoding ABC transporter substrate-binding protein, translating into MRTTSHRRALGLLLVAGLGLTAASCGSGDDEPAAQGSGGADQKVTITVGCQPPKSNPKERAGWDEDVAAFQAAHPNITVQSKDAFPCINPDTFQAKLAGGTQEDVFYVYYTDVQKIIKAKQAADISEYVGSVKALNDVRPDVKGVFNDGDKTYGVPRNNYNMGLVYNRKLFTQAGLNPDAPPKTWAEVQEAAKKIAGLGAGYTGFGEYSAGNTGGWHFAASLYARGGSMVSEDGKSAAFNSAEGKAVLENLKQMRWNDNSMGSKQLLQWEDLMRMMGSGKLGMMIGAPDVVQSVNNDFQGKFEDYGVTAVPESEGKASLSGGDGYMFNPKATPEKIKAGLLWLEFHELTPGQGQFNYERAKAQGRPVGLPIPDLYGDTAPGKEIVALRKKFATVPVDHFTPYVSVQGSITNKLEPPKAQELYAVLDVAMSAVLTRKDADIDKLLSDAEGKANKILAKNT; encoded by the coding sequence ATGAGGACAACGAGCCACCGCAGGGCACTCGGCCTGTTGCTCGTCGCGGGACTGGGGCTGACGGCCGCGTCCTGCGGATCGGGGGACGACGAACCGGCCGCGCAGGGCAGCGGCGGCGCCGACCAGAAGGTGACCATCACCGTCGGTTGCCAGCCGCCGAAGAGCAACCCGAAGGAGCGGGCCGGCTGGGACGAGGACGTCGCGGCGTTCCAGGCCGCGCACCCGAACATCACCGTCCAGAGCAAGGACGCCTTCCCCTGTATCAACCCCGACACCTTCCAGGCGAAGCTGGCCGGCGGTACCCAGGAGGACGTCTTCTACGTCTACTACACCGACGTCCAGAAGATCATCAAGGCCAAGCAAGCCGCCGACATCAGCGAGTACGTCGGCAGCGTGAAGGCGCTGAACGACGTCCGCCCGGACGTCAAGGGCGTCTTCAACGACGGCGACAAGACGTACGGCGTCCCGCGCAACAACTACAACATGGGCCTGGTCTACAACCGCAAGCTGTTCACCCAGGCCGGGCTGAACCCCGACGCGCCGCCGAAGACCTGGGCCGAGGTGCAGGAGGCGGCCAAGAAGATCGCCGGGCTCGGCGCCGGCTACACCGGCTTCGGCGAGTACTCCGCCGGCAACACCGGCGGCTGGCACTTCGCGGCGTCGCTGTACGCCCGCGGCGGCTCGATGGTCAGCGAGGACGGCAAGTCCGCGGCGTTCAACAGCGCCGAGGGCAAGGCCGTGCTGGAGAACCTCAAGCAGATGCGCTGGAACGACAACTCCATGGGCAGCAAGCAGCTGCTGCAGTGGGAGGACCTGATGCGCATGATGGGCTCGGGCAAGCTCGGCATGATGATCGGCGCGCCGGACGTCGTGCAGTCGGTCAACAACGACTTCCAGGGCAAGTTCGAGGACTACGGCGTGACCGCCGTCCCGGAGTCCGAGGGCAAGGCGTCGCTGTCCGGCGGCGACGGCTACATGTTCAACCCGAAGGCGACGCCGGAGAAGATCAAGGCCGGCCTGCTCTGGCTCGAGTTCCACGAACTCACTCCTGGTCAGGGCCAGTTCAACTACGAGCGCGCCAAGGCCCAGGGCCGCCCGGTCGGACTGCCGATCCCGGACCTGTACGGCGACACCGCCCCCGGCAAGGAGATCGTCGCGCTGCGCAAGAAGTTCGCGACCGTGCCGGTGGACCACTTCACGCCGTACGTGTCGGTGCAGGGCAGCATCACCAACAAGCTCGAGCCGCCGAAGGCGCAGGAGCTGTACGCCGTACTCGACGTGGCCATGTCCGCGGTCCTGACCCGCAAGGACGCCGACATCGACAAGCTGCTCTCGGACGCCGAGGGCAAGGCGAACAAGATCCTCGCCAAGAACACCTGA
- a CDS encoding alkaline phosphatase D family protein, producing MQLKLGPLLRYVDETRATVWVETTGPGEVEILGHRASTWSVHGHHYALVLIENLQPGASTPYEVHCDGERVWPPADSPYGPSVIRTPDADGSFRLTFGSCRRSAPFDEQGFKDFGPDALVALAERMARTDHERPNAILLLGDQVYADDPSDAVLEQLRAAHGGRPGSEVQDEIGNYEEYTWLYDDAWTHPAVRWLFSTVPLCMLLDDHDLRDDWNTSLTWRRWVTRQPWWHDRVVGAYASYWVYQHLGNLSPEQLAEDSTYQAMRTLDDDERTAYLDAFAWEADEDPASTRWSFYRDFGRGVRLVAVDSRCSRHLQPDERAMVDAHEWEWVRRHTIEATTPINHLLLASTLPFLLAPGLHHLEGWDEAISSGAWGPRGARIGERIRQGMDLEHWASFRKSFDDVTELLAKLVTSEDPPASILMLSGDVHCSYVTEAHLNAVEHPGTAIRQLTMSPFRNPIPGHVRLANKLLDTRWMTTLLHKLARSAGVRDVAASWRTAYGPWFDNGVMSVRLDGEHWAVDVDHAALGRDRQLLRRTLSYPD from the coding sequence ATGCAACTGAAGCTGGGACCGCTGCTGCGGTACGTCGACGAGACGCGGGCGACCGTGTGGGTGGAGACGACCGGGCCGGGTGAGGTCGAGATCCTCGGCCACCGGGCGAGCACCTGGTCCGTGCACGGGCACCACTACGCGCTCGTCCTGATCGAGAACCTGCAACCAGGAGCCAGTACGCCGTACGAGGTGCACTGCGACGGCGAGCGGGTCTGGCCGCCGGCGGACTCGCCGTACGGGCCGAGCGTGATCCGGACGCCGGACGCGGACGGCAGCTTCCGGCTGACGTTCGGGTCGTGCCGGCGGTCGGCGCCGTTCGACGAGCAGGGGTTCAAGGACTTCGGGCCGGACGCGCTGGTCGCGCTGGCCGAGCGGATGGCCAGGACGGACCACGAGCGGCCGAACGCGATCCTGCTGCTCGGCGACCAGGTGTACGCCGACGACCCGTCGGACGCCGTACTGGAGCAGTTGCGGGCGGCGCACGGCGGGCGGCCGGGCTCCGAGGTGCAGGACGAGATCGGGAACTACGAGGAGTACACCTGGCTGTACGACGACGCGTGGACCCATCCCGCGGTGCGCTGGCTGTTCTCGACCGTTCCACTGTGCATGCTGCTCGACGACCACGACCTGCGTGACGACTGGAACACCTCGCTGACCTGGCGGCGCTGGGTGACCCGGCAGCCGTGGTGGCACGACCGGGTGGTCGGCGCCTACGCGTCGTACTGGGTGTACCAGCACCTGGGCAACCTGTCGCCGGAGCAGCTGGCCGAGGACTCGACGTACCAGGCGATGCGGACGCTGGACGACGACGAGCGGACGGCGTACCTGGACGCCTTCGCCTGGGAGGCCGACGAGGACCCGGCGTCGACGCGGTGGAGCTTCTACCGCGACTTCGGCCGCGGAGTCCGGCTGGTCGCGGTCGACTCGCGCTGCTCGCGGCACCTGCAGCCGGACGAGCGGGCGATGGTCGACGCGCACGAGTGGGAGTGGGTCCGGCGGCACACGATCGAGGCGACCACGCCGATCAACCACCTGCTGCTCGCGTCGACACTGCCGTTCCTGCTCGCGCCGGGGCTGCACCACCTGGAGGGGTGGGACGAGGCGATCTCGTCGGGTGCCTGGGGGCCGCGTGGCGCCCGGATCGGCGAGCGGATCCGGCAGGGGATGGATCTGGAGCACTGGGCGTCGTTCCGGAAGTCGTTCGACGACGTGACCGAGCTACTGGCGAAGTTGGTGACGTCGGAGGATCCGCCGGCCTCGATCCTGATGCTGTCCGGCGACGTGCACTGCAGCTACGTGACGGAGGCCCACCTGAACGCGGTCGAGCACCCGGGGACCGCGATCCGGCAGCTGACGATGTCGCCGTTCCGGAACCCGATCCCGGGGCACGTGCGGCTGGCGAACAAGCTGCTCGACACCCGCTGGATGACGACACTGCTGCACAAGCTGGCGCGGTCGGCGGGGGTGCGGGACGTCGCGGCGAGCTGGCGTACGGCGTACGGGCCGTGGTTCGACAACGGGGTGATGAGCGTCCGGCTGGACGGCGAGCACTGGGCCGTCGACGTCGATCACGCCGCGCTCGGGCGGGACCGGCAGCTGCTGCGCCGGACCTTGAGCTACCCGGACTGA
- a CDS encoding carbohydrate ABC transporter permease produces the protein MTTTLQPQPVLPATTPEPVPPARKKRRKGKAYETRTLVSPLSLRTWHGKLVYWTVLVVVVVGFTIAFVFPLYWMVTGALKSPDELAQIPPSFFPKDYDFGVYKEAWEQLQLGVFLRNTALYAGGAWLFTLLVDVTAAYALSKLRPFFGKLILGLMLATLMIPPMVLLLPTYLVAKDVPLFGFNLLNTPWAIWLPAAANGFFIFLLKRFFDSIPRELLEAAEIDGASPVRILWSIVLPVSRPILGVVSILSVVTVWKDFVWPLLVLPETDKMSISVGIASLSAQMPQNVLIASLVIASLPTILVFFVFQRSIMAGLTAGSLKG, from the coding sequence ATGACAACCACGTTGCAACCCCAACCGGTGCTCCCGGCAACTACTCCCGAACCGGTCCCGCCCGCGCGGAAGAAGCGGCGCAAGGGCAAGGCGTACGAGACCCGCACGCTGGTCTCGCCGCTGTCGCTGCGGACCTGGCACGGCAAGCTGGTCTACTGGACCGTCCTGGTCGTCGTGGTGGTCGGCTTCACCATCGCCTTCGTCTTCCCGCTGTACTGGATGGTGACCGGCGCGCTGAAGTCACCGGACGAGCTGGCCCAGATCCCGCCGAGCTTCTTCCCCAAGGACTACGACTTCGGGGTCTACAAGGAAGCCTGGGAGCAGCTCCAGCTCGGCGTCTTCCTGCGTAACACCGCCCTGTACGCCGGCGGCGCGTGGCTGTTCACACTGCTGGTCGACGTCACCGCGGCGTACGCGCTGTCCAAGCTGCGGCCGTTCTTCGGCAAGCTGATCCTCGGCCTGATGCTGGCGACGCTGATGATCCCGCCGATGGTGCTGCTGCTGCCGACGTACCTGGTCGCCAAGGACGTGCCGCTGTTCGGCTTCAACCTGCTGAACACCCCGTGGGCGATCTGGTTGCCCGCGGCAGCGAACGGCTTCTTCATCTTCCTGCTCAAGCGGTTCTTCGACTCGATCCCGCGCGAGCTGCTGGAGGCGGCCGAGATCGACGGCGCGTCGCCGGTGCGGATCCTGTGGTCGATCGTGCTGCCGGTGTCCCGGCCGATCCTCGGGGTGGTGTCGATCCTGTCGGTCGTCACGGTCTGGAAGGACTTCGTCTGGCCGCTGCTGGTGCTGCCGGAGACCGACAAGATGTCGATCAGCGTCGGGATCGCGTCGCTGTCGGCGCAGATGCCGCAGAACGTGCTGATCGCCTCGCTGGTGATCGCGTCGCTGCCGACGATCCTGGTCTTCTTCGTGTTCCAGCGCAGCATCATGGCGGGTCTGACCGCCGGCAGCCTCAAGGGCTGA
- a CDS encoding DUF4032 domain-containing protein, with product MPRFVATRPDTGLLSLPWDVPLEDWPEDQLVALPRGISRHVVRFVRVNGSVYAIKEVMEHLAMHEYRLLRDLERLDSPSVEPVGVITDRLDQNGEPLDSILVTRHLQFSLPYRALFSSTLRPDTVNRLIDALVALIVRLHLLGFFWGDCSLSNTLFRRDAGAFAAYLVDAETGELHQDISDGQRAHDLYTAEINLFGEFLDLQEGGLLDDAIDPMETVQSINDRYDALWAELTAPEEFATDEIHRLDSRIRRLNELGFDVAEIDIITDWDGSQVRIQPKVVDAGHHSRRLLRLTGLDVEENQARRLLNDLDSYAASTDQQNEDEEIVAHEWLTDVFEPVVRSVPRDLKRKLEPAEVFHEVLEHRWFLSEQAGHEVDTMEAARSYVANVLAAKPDEKLALPTAPPDSE from the coding sequence GTGCCTCGTTTCGTCGCCACCCGTCCGGACACCGGTCTGCTCTCACTGCCCTGGGACGTCCCGCTGGAGGACTGGCCCGAGGACCAGCTGGTCGCGCTCCCCCGCGGTATCTCGCGGCACGTGGTCCGCTTCGTCCGGGTGAACGGGAGCGTCTACGCGATCAAGGAGGTGATGGAGCACCTCGCCATGCACGAGTACCGCCTGCTGCGCGACCTCGAGCGGCTGGACTCCCCCTCGGTCGAACCGGTCGGCGTGATCACCGACCGGCTGGACCAGAACGGCGAACCGCTCGACTCGATCCTGGTCACCCGGCACCTGCAGTTCTCCCTGCCGTACCGGGCGCTGTTCTCCAGCACGCTCCGGCCCGACACCGTGAACCGGCTGATCGACGCCCTGGTCGCGCTGATCGTCCGGCTGCACCTGCTCGGCTTCTTCTGGGGCGACTGCTCGCTGTCGAACACGCTGTTCCGCCGCGACGCGGGCGCCTTCGCGGCGTACCTGGTCGACGCCGAGACCGGCGAGCTGCACCAGGACATCTCCGACGGGCAGCGCGCGCACGACCTCTACACCGCCGAGATCAACCTGTTCGGCGAGTTCCTCGACCTGCAGGAAGGCGGTCTGCTCGACGACGCCATCGACCCGATGGAGACCGTCCAGTCGATCAACGACCGGTACGACGCGCTGTGGGCCGAGCTGACCGCGCCGGAGGAGTTCGCCACCGACGAGATCCACCGGCTGGACTCCCGGATCCGGCGGCTGAACGAGCTCGGCTTCGACGTCGCCGAGATCGACATCATCACCGACTGGGACGGCAGCCAGGTCCGGATCCAGCCGAAGGTCGTCGACGCCGGGCACCACTCCCGCCGGCTGCTGCGGCTGACCGGCCTGGACGTCGAGGAGAACCAGGCCCGCCGGCTGCTCAACGACCTCGACTCGTACGCCGCCTCGACCGACCAGCAGAACGAGGACGAGGAGATCGTCGCGCACGAGTGGCTGACCGACGTCTTCGAGCCGGTGGTCCGCTCGGTCCCGCGCGACCTGAAGCGCAAGCTGGAGCCCGCCGAGGTCTTCCACGAGGTGCTCGAGCACCGCTGGTTCCTGTCCGAGCAGGCCGGCCACGAGGTCGACACGATGGAGGCCGCCCGCTCGTACGTCGCCAACGTCCTGGCCGCCAAGCCGGACGAGAAGCTGGCGCTGCCGACGGCGCCGCCTGATTCGGAGTAG
- a CDS encoding SDR family NAD(P)-dependent oxidoreductase has product MKLGPSDVALVTGGGSGLGEATVRRLAAAGVAVVICDLPSSAGKAIAEELGERVVFAPTDVTDEVAVVAALDEAASLGDLRVVVTCAGIATPGRVVGRKGPLPLATFRQVIEVNLIGTFNVLRLAAERMLALDVAEDGDRGVFVMTASIAAYDGQVGQAAYAASKGGIVSLTLTAARDLADKAVRVVTIAPGTMETPMLAGLPEETRTVLEQQVPHPSRLGRPDEYASLVAHILDNQLLNGEVIRLDGALRMPPR; this is encoded by the coding sequence ATGAAGCTTGGCCCGTCCGACGTTGCCCTGGTCACCGGCGGAGGCTCCGGCCTCGGCGAGGCGACCGTACGCCGGCTGGCCGCGGCCGGCGTCGCCGTCGTGATCTGCGACCTCCCGTCGTCCGCGGGCAAGGCGATCGCCGAGGAGCTGGGGGAGCGCGTCGTCTTCGCTCCGACCGATGTCACCGACGAGGTCGCGGTTGTTGCCGCCTTGGACGAGGCCGCTTCGCTGGGAGATCTCCGCGTCGTCGTCACCTGCGCCGGCATCGCCACCCCCGGCCGCGTCGTCGGCCGCAAGGGCCCGTTGCCCCTGGCAACCTTCCGCCAGGTGATCGAGGTCAACCTGATCGGCACCTTCAACGTCCTCCGCCTCGCCGCCGAGCGGATGCTCGCTCTGGATGTTGCTGAAGACGGCGACCGGGGCGTCTTCGTCATGACCGCGTCCATCGCGGCGTACGACGGCCAGGTCGGCCAGGCGGCGTACGCCGCCAGCAAGGGCGGCATCGTCAGCCTCACCCTCACCGCCGCCCGCGACCTCGCCGACAAGGCCGTCCGCGTCGTCACCATCGCCCCCGGCACCATGGAAACCCCCATGCTGGCCGGCCTCCCCGAGGAAACCCGCACCGTCCTCGAGCAGCAGGTCCCCCACCCGTCCCGCCTGGGCCGCCCCGACGAGTACGCCTCCTTGGTCGCCCACATCCTCGACAACCAACTCCTCAACGGCGAGGTCATCCGCCTCGACGGCGCCCTGAGAATGCCCCCGCGCTGA
- a CDS encoding carbohydrate ABC transporter permease — translation MATVTAKPLVRRSPNQGAARRAVGRNLTAYGFLCGALICFAFFSWYPMIREIVLSFQQTNFVDPPQWVGLENFRTVFADPAFRSAWLNTAAFSGLALVVGYVIPFVLAVVLNELRHAKAYLRFVVYLPVMLPPAVGVLLFKWFYDPGAGLFNQVLDVFHIPPLAWLDSTSTALISLVIVSTWMNLGTGTLIYLAALQSIPGDLYESAELDGAGLFRRVWHVTVPQTKLILLVMLLLQIVATMQVFIEPYLLTGGGPENATVTVAYLMYQYAFNFGDFGGGGALGLMLMVVLLVFSAFYLRVSRDNEGGR, via the coding sequence ATGGCCACTGTCACCGCCAAACCGCTGGTGCGCCGCTCCCCGAACCAGGGAGCGGCGCGCCGCGCGGTCGGCCGGAACCTCACGGCGTACGGGTTCCTGTGCGGGGCGCTGATCTGTTTCGCCTTCTTCTCCTGGTACCCGATGATCCGGGAGATCGTGCTGAGCTTTCAGCAGACCAACTTCGTCGACCCGCCGCAGTGGGTCGGCCTGGAGAACTTCCGGACCGTGTTCGCCGACCCGGCGTTCCGGTCCGCCTGGCTGAACACCGCGGCGTTCAGCGGACTGGCGCTGGTGGTCGGGTACGTCATCCCGTTCGTGCTGGCCGTCGTACTGAACGAGCTGCGGCACGCCAAGGCGTACCTGCGGTTCGTCGTCTACCTGCCGGTGATGCTGCCCCCGGCGGTCGGGGTGCTGCTGTTCAAGTGGTTCTACGACCCGGGCGCGGGCCTGTTCAACCAGGTCCTCGACGTCTTCCACATCCCGCCGCTGGCGTGGCTGGACTCGACCAGTACGGCGCTGATCTCGCTGGTGATCGTCTCGACCTGGATGAACCTCGGCACCGGCACGTTGATCTACCTGGCCGCGCTGCAGTCCATCCCCGGCGACCTGTACGAGTCCGCCGAGCTGGACGGCGCCGGCCTGTTCCGCCGGGTCTGGCACGTCACCGTGCCGCAGACCAAGCTGATCCTGCTGGTGATGCTGCTGCTCCAGATCGTCGCGACCATGCAGGTCTTCATCGAGCCGTACCTGCTGACCGGCGGTGGCCCGGAGAACGCGACCGTCACGGTGGCCTACCTGATGTACCAGTACGCCTTCAACTTCGGCGACTTCGGCGGCGGTGGTGCGCTCGGCCTGATGCTGATGGTCGTGCTGCTCGTCTTCTCCGCGTTCTACCTGCGCGTCTCGCGTGACAACGAAGGTGGCCGATGA
- a CDS encoding acyl-CoA dehydrogenase family protein, whose protein sequence is MAVDRLLPTEESTDLLALVRDLCEHELAPHAAQAEESETFPRDAFRTLGKAGLLGLPYPEQYGGAEQPYEVYLQMLEEIAAAWMSVGVGLSVHTMTSYAVATLGSEEQRARFLPDMIGGDLLGAYALSEPQAGSDISGMTTKAVRDGDWWVLSGTKSWITHGSHADFYTTFARTSADPKHGISAFHVPASSAGLSFGAPERKMGLTGSTTTLVNYDRVQVPADHLIGAEGDGMRIALSALDSGRLGIAACAVGLAQAALDCAASYALERKQFGSAIADFQGVQFLLADMAAAVESARSTYLTAARRRDLGRSFTQQAAIAKLVCTDAAMKVTTDAVQVLGGYGYTRDFPAERYMREAKVTQIFEGTNQIQRLVISRDLLRSVR, encoded by the coding sequence ATGGCTGTCGACCGGTTGCTGCCGACCGAGGAGTCCACCGACCTGCTGGCCCTGGTCCGGGACCTGTGCGAGCACGAGCTGGCGCCGCACGCGGCCCAGGCCGAGGAGTCCGAGACCTTCCCGCGGGACGCGTTCCGCACGCTCGGCAAGGCCGGGCTGCTGGGACTGCCGTACCCGGAGCAGTACGGCGGCGCCGAGCAGCCGTACGAGGTCTACCTGCAGATGCTCGAGGAGATTGCCGCCGCCTGGATGTCGGTCGGCGTCGGGCTCTCGGTGCACACGATGACCAGCTACGCCGTCGCGACGCTCGGCTCCGAGGAGCAGCGCGCGCGGTTCCTGCCGGACATGATCGGCGGCGACCTGCTCGGCGCGTACGCGCTGTCCGAGCCGCAGGCCGGGTCCGACATCAGCGGGATGACGACCAAGGCCGTCCGCGACGGCGACTGGTGGGTGCTGAGCGGGACCAAGTCCTGGATTACGCACGGGTCGCACGCGGACTTCTACACCACCTTCGCCCGGACGTCGGCCGACCCCAAGCACGGGATCTCGGCCTTCCACGTCCCGGCGTCGTCGGCCGGGCTCAGCTTCGGTGCACCTGAGCGGAAGATGGGCCTGACCGGATCCACCACGACGCTGGTGAACTACGACCGCGTCCAGGTCCCGGCCGACCACCTGATCGGTGCCGAGGGCGACGGGATGCGGATCGCGCTGTCCGCGCTCGACTCCGGCCGGCTCGGGATCGCGGCCTGCGCGGTCGGGCTGGCGCAGGCGGCGCTGGACTGCGCGGCGTCGTACGCGCTGGAGCGCAAGCAGTTCGGGTCGGCGATCGCGGACTTCCAGGGCGTCCAGTTCCTGCTCGCGGACATGGCCGCCGCGGTCGAGTCCGCGCGGTCGACGTACCTGACGGCGGCCCGGCGGCGCGACCTCGGCCGGTCGTTCACCCAGCAGGCGGCGATCGCCAAGCTGGTCTGCACCGACGCCGCGATGAAGGTGACCACCGACGCCGTCCAGGTGCTCGGTGGCTACGGTTACACCCGCGACTTCCCGGCCGAGCGCTACATGCGCGAGGCCAAGGTGACGCAGATCTTCGAAGGAACCAACCAGATCCAGCGCCTGGTGATCAGCCGCGACCTGCTCAGGAGTGTTCGATGA
- a CDS encoding SigE family RNA polymerase sigma factor — MTDDPPDFDTWVSHRGAGLLRFAYLITRDRGRAEEAVQDALIAAYPRWSRIGADPDAYVRRCIVNADISRWRRFFRRETPVDDPSALAVVVGADHATSYADADAVWRLCASLPTRQRAAVVLRYYEGLPDADIAEILGCTAATVRSQIHRALSSLRATLKEVEQL; from the coding sequence ATGACAGACGATCCACCGGACTTCGACACCTGGGTGTCGCACCGGGGCGCCGGGTTGCTGCGCTTCGCCTACCTGATCACCCGCGACCGCGGGCGGGCCGAGGAGGCGGTGCAGGACGCGCTGATCGCGGCGTACCCGCGCTGGTCGCGGATCGGCGCGGACCCTGACGCCTACGTCCGGCGCTGCATCGTCAACGCCGACATCTCGCGCTGGCGGCGCTTCTTCCGGCGCGAGACGCCGGTCGACGACCCCTCGGCGCTGGCGGTGGTCGTCGGCGCCGACCACGCGACGTCGTACGCCGACGCCGACGCGGTCTGGCGGCTCTGCGCCTCCTTGCCGACCCGGCAGCGCGCGGCCGTCGTCCTGCGCTACTACGAAGGCCTACCGGACGCCGACATCGCCGAGATCCTCGGCTGTACGGCGGCCACGGTCCGCTCCCAGATCCATCGCGCCCTGTCGTCCCTGCGCGCAACCCTGAAGGAGGTCGAGCAGCTGTGA